The sequence tagtgatggcaatgaaaataaagattttgataacaataataataattttaattatgatactaattataataatattaattaatgataataacaatctcaatatttattaacaatgataataacaataataatattaataataataattataataataaataatagtaataataatagaaatatataCCCTTTATGTAAGCCTTCCTAAAAAAAATTGCCCACACCGGGGCTCGAACACCCGACCTCCCAGTTAATCAAAACACCCATGACCACTGACCCGTTTGCTGATTCTCTGATTTAATACTCTCTCCATAACTATAAATCCCGTATACTGTATCCCTCTTCTTCTTCCCAATAACAATCGATCAGAGAACATTCAACCCAATTGAAAAAGAAATTTATGGTTTTATATTACTAACAGAAACAAAAACGGTTGTCTGTGTGTAAAATTAGTTAAAACGAAATAATAAAACAAATATGTCTGtatgggttttaaaaaaaaaacgacatGAACTCCCATTAGCTTTcggatttttataaagttttagccCTAGCTCACAACATGAAAAAGTTTAGAAATCCTTATTAGAACCTTTCTGTATCATTTAATTTAACAGAAACGTTAAGCAAAAGATGAATTTAGTGATGAACACGAAATTTAACTTTTTATTCAAAATATTTGATTCTGAAATTCGAAGCCGTTTTGGGAAATTGGAATACTAATTTCTGCAGATAGTTTAGTTGATTGAGTTCTAGCATAATGGCAATTTCAGATTTTGGAATGAAATACAATTTCGAGTTCTTAATAAAATGGTATTGAAACAGAGGTCACAGAAGATATATATAATCGATTTCTGTTCTTGATTTGTGATAGAAAGTGATTTGCTAACAAACCCCGACACAAATAAGAACATACAACAGTAAGTGGATCCGTGATTGATTTTTAATTCCTTTATGCAAAAATTACGTACGAttatgttataaaaaaaatataccgaATTGTGTATATATAATAcagtatatgtattcgtataacacAGCTTTTGTGTAAATCTGTATATTCAGAATTTTACTTAtcagtatttatatttatgtatagtatgtatattataattgtatatatcttatatttttatatttattttatagattgtaattagttttattattagtaattataattatcatattaataCTCTCAATTTTAtagtaatacaattaataatattactaataataatgttaatatttattataaaatatataacactATTTTTATTTACAACTAAGATACTAATTATACtaacattaaaataataataacttttattattttcacaaaataataataataataataataataagattggtATAACTACTTTTGTTTATTAACCTCatgtataaagatatatatatatatatatatatatatatatatatatatacatatatatttaattgataatattaaaaattctgaAAATAATAAAGGTAacaaataattaattttttttaacttgtaataataatattattatttatattatatttactaattatataatatattcattttgttggtaacttaattattatatatatatatatacacacacatacatatttatttaaaacattcgttcgtgaatcgtcaggcttggtcaaaagggtacttgattatccgaatatagatttcaaactttctagactcaaaaatacgaattttgtttatcgtgtcggaaacatataaagattagggtttagatttggtcggaaatttccgggtcgttacacaagtgAACTAGTAATGAATAATGAACACAAAAACACCCCTAAAGGGATCCTTGGGCTTCGGCATTCTGCAGCAGAAAAGGGAGGGGGATGGCTAAGTttaatggttattagcatgtaaagttcataaaggtggttaatgaatggtcatgcatggggataacaagctaacTAGATTCTTTCAAGTATTAACTAACAAGTTCCATTCAAATTAATACTTACAAGTGTAACATGGGCTAGTTTATCCATtaacataagtagggtgggcttggaagcccaagttcaagagtccataacactaataaagcccaagtacaaTTAATAACAAGTTGAGCCAATTAaaacccaagtaactaactaatagtcttagttaattaaaatgattaataaatttaatcatgaatgtaaataatatctaaaaatattattcgtgcaagttccgggtgtcacaaagacgtttcgggcaattaaagtcaagttcgggcaatcatggcaacatgtaaatgtaataacgtacattcgtttaaacacgcgtattaataataataattattaataaaataacgttggaaattccagggtcgttacagtctttgacagactttgaccgaacttttagctttgaccgtcttttgagtcgttttcagaaaaaacgggacggagaactcaaaaaaacgacgcatcggccgacttttacaacactggtccTAAGTTACATGGTAACCTTTTTTCTGATATTTCGAATTTAAAAAGGAGCCTACTGTCCCCTATATGGTTCGACTTGGGGAAGCTTCAAAGAGTAGACGAGTTGTTCGATATCATTAGTCCTCAGAGTTGGTGTTGGAAGGTTGGTAACGATTCGAGTATTCTATTTTGGTAAGATATATGGGTAGGCGTGTCTAAGCTAAGGGATCAATTTACTTCACTATATCGTATTTCGGTTAAAAAGCATGCTTATGTTTATGAGTTGGGGTGGGTCGATTCTTATAGTTTAATGATTTGGGATATGGGGTTGGCTGAGGAGAGGGATTTGTATGAAGAATCACAATTACAAACGCTTTTGGCATTGTTGGGTCCTATATCGCTTAATAATGATAAGGGTGATGAGATTCAATGGGTTCACTCCGTTAATAAGGTCTATTCGGTCCCGGAGGGCACCCGGATTATGCTTGTTTCTAATTTGAATGTAGAGTTCGATTGGGTTAATGTTGTATGGAGCAAAAGTATCCCGTCCAAAATCGCTATCTTTCATTGGTTAGCAATCCAAGGAGGAATACCGGTAAAAGAAGTGTTCCATTTTCGGCATTGTTTAAGAGATGGTTCGGATGACAAGTGCGGGTGGTGTTCGGATATCGAGTTGATAGACCATCTTCTTTTACATTGTCCATGGTCTTATAGCATTTGGACGGCTATGTTCAAGTGGTGGAATATTTATTGGGTCATGCCTTCGTCCGTCTCGGAGTTCTCTTTAGATTGTTATAAGGGTTTGGGTATAAATGCATCAAAGTTTTGGAGCTTAATCGGGCCGGCTACGTATTGGGCGATTTGGTTTGCTAGAAACGAGGTATTGTTTAACGGGATTTACACATGTTGGAATGTATTATTGGTTCGTATAAAATACAAAGTGTTTGAGTGGCTAGTGGAAGCAAAAGTTAGCGAAAGATTCCAATTTCATGTGTGGGATTCACAGCCATGGATGTTGATGTTTTAAAGAGAAGGGCTGCGTTTTTTTATTTTGGCTTAGAGTCAATCTCAGTTTGTTTATGTATTATGTATGCACATTTAGAGCTTGTATTTATAATGGGCTTCTTGTCTTCTTAGTCTTTTGTAATGGGCTTGCTTTAGGGGATATGTGTTGTTTGTAAGTTCCCGGACTCTTTATGTATTTCCCAATTTTTTCACTGTTTTGTTAAAGAATTGTATCTATGGTTCCCAACATTAATTCATGTTTTTTTGCCAAAAACAAAATATGGTTCTTTAGGGATTATTTTCATAATTACCTTCCGATAATTTTTGAATTATTGATTATGAGTTTAATGTCACGTGTTTTAAGGTAACCCATGATATTAAActaggggacttaatgatacgcgtaCTTCCGCATCAAACACGCGTTCGTATCACGTGTTGGTGGACGCTTATTTATTAAGTCACATGCTAATTACCAGTAGCATTCAGAGCACATGTTTAGCAACGATTTAGCAATGAATTCGTGTTTGTATTTATTTGGAACGAAATTACATAATTGGGAATTGGGAGAAAATGACCTAGAACACCTAGTTACACCTTGAATGATTGGAAGTTATGACTAGAAGGCTTAGTTTACTAGATGAGATGATGGTATTTATACTCTAATACCATCACTCTTACAATGCTTAATTtcgagtcaacaaaagtcaaaactgtaatgacccaacccgttatccaaccgaatacgcaaaagattttttattattttttaattaaatatcAGTTTCAgacatatggagcgccgctccatataggggcgcgccgctccaaagtgCCCTGTCCACTTCCTTCCCgatacttttagacgaaacggttttcacaacaaattatagtaagtaaaactaacacgttttcataataaaacaagttttacgacaccgggcccacattggccCGTTTTACGAATTACgcacaaaatacaattttcgaccacatGAGTTTAACAcataataaagaccgagcatggtgattggggatacgctaccaatcctaatcaatccaaaagcacgtcttctaaagcaacctacgcaagTCACTAGTTCCCATGCTTACCCTAGCCTccacctccacgcgaatctataaaaatgtaaacaacgagagggtaagctaatgcttagtgagtgagaatatactacatacatatatatgcataaaatggacacgccacacaataataatcaaatagcacataccagaGTCCAAGCATAAagacaagctaatctaagcataccgtacgatcgctatacaacaagctaataatatcaacaatgtgattacaccaacaacgatatgtacaacgccatcaagttacacccggagggttaactacatcacaacAAAACAACAGTAATATATAAAAATGCGTAAACTGCccgaggttaaccccttaacccaataccaaatgaagattggccgaactacacgagccttagtaaatccgcaccacacgcgactactatcttcaataccatttcaacatcgaggttggccgaaactacacgagccttagtgaatccgcactacacgtgatcactacctcaataagatgaccgaatctacacgcgtcatcgtgaatccgcaccacacgtgattcacttcccaaatcaaaccCACGGTCTCGGGATTACAAAAATCCATATCTTCGGGGTTGCTCATCCGCAACTCGAAATACCAACCCCACGCCATATCGGGGTTTCCCaaatcacaagcccatgtgataacgtacacacaaagtgtgcacctcgccaaaggtggttaaccaaaacgtacaaccgtgccaattggacctattacgcaagtccatcaaatccacctatatgtgaagtgagctctatagccgaggttcacttcacccaacccgcacccatcctacacatacatacgcacatagtatattgacactcaccttgtcgtctcgaTGGATGCAaccgaaataatccgcaactcgccgatggaatgtacctattccattatcacaaaacaagcaagacaattaggatggatttacaagccaacccaattcgacacttagtgcaatttcgacccaaatgcacttctgagctcaaatcgcgcccaaactaaccaataatcactaacacaaatgaaaatggtcctaatatgccaattgaactcaatcataagtgttaaaaacTTATCTTGTcaaattgacacataaaccctaattttgacccattttaaaattagtcaaccaaaacacccaaaatggttccaacgcttccataatcactaacactagtgattatacccaatttacaagtcctaatcatgtcCCGATCATTGTCTAAGACCATCTACCATGGTGATACTAATGAATATTTCTGCATTTTTTGTATTTCTGTTATGTTGCTCCATCGAATGACAAGTAGTGCTGCTAGCTGCTTGCATGTTGCACGAAAGTTAAAGTAATCGACATCAACACAAAACTTCATAATCAACTCCAAGAGGTGAAACGAAAAACTAAATACGCGCTCGTCATTGACCACCAAAACTTCAGATTCCTTCACTTCTTCTTGTTTACATTAAACATCACACTTGATTTCTCCATAATCACCCTCCAACATACATAAATTATGATTTGATTTAAGACATTTttctaacatataaatataaaacataTATGAAATAGAGGTACAAATCAATGAAAAGCAATATATACCAGCATCCAGGCATGGACCAAACTGCATAGTCTGTAGGTGATAAATCTGCATGTAGTATAGGAGACATGGTGATAGTTTTATTTCGAAGATCGTACGAGTACAAATTACGTCGGCCTCGTCGTCTAGGTTAAGAATATGTATACAAGCGCTTAACTTAGAGGGAACTACAGGAGTGTAATTCACGGAGCCATCGCCAGATAGATCAACGATAAACATAGCGTCTTTGAGGTCTTTCATTTTCTCCCACAACATACTCGCCATATCCAATTTATACAGATACACGGAACAAATCTCCTTCCATTCCAAACATGATTGAATGAAAAACAGATCGTCACACACTCACACGAGCCTTTTAGAAAAACATAACAAGTTGAACCGGGTCATGGAGGTTCTTTCACTAATGGTATTAGATTGATGACGACTTTCTTATCCcgctgatgtgcaaaagtgtgcagtgcttaatttgcctttcaaacctttaaatttatataacctttattattacacttttaacactctaacgagcaacaaaacccgatcagaggtagtattttaggttatcgtcccaagagagcgtagatgcgttataagttgtttatagcttagctcttattaaagaactaagaatatttttatgtcttttattggatagattcttatctcttggggaagagatgatttaagataaacaaaataacaaaataaagCAAGAAAGTAAAGATTCAAATTAAACAACTATAAATGAAAGCagctacatgaacgaataactcatacgagaatcatattagacaagtttcataacttatattaacacaaatcaagataacaatcatagactaattattatccctaagcaggttaagacaagtgttgcatatcatttaataagtaggacttaaagcatatactaaacatgtgatgtgcatgactaatatctcaattcttagcattcaattcaattacatgatccATATCAACCTTATGATATGGATTAACAtgaaaatagactgacaaattatataagctattaaatatcaagtagatcaactcacgttactagctgaaagtcaattactacttagttttcatgcaatcattaattaaacacatccaaacagaggatcttcgactaagcctaacaatatcaaactctattatataagtgtaattccaactaaacaagtttatcactattatgctgtttaacttagttgcatgcaattcaatttaacaagtttgatggactagatctaaacaagtagcatgaatcgaataatagatcgttggatcaagtactaatcaaccctaaaatcatgttatctaatcattaagcatgacaaacaagtatatttaagcaaaacagattcgaaacTGTTCAACTATCatcacagaaactcgaccatacagatctgggaAAGAACCATAAACTGTACGGATGAAgcactgaagccggcggcttccttcccaTCAAGCCGGCTGCTTGAGggtgaggccggcggcttcatctgattctcagatgaagttcaatcttcatccacgtaaccactatgaacgtttagttcatagcagaagatgaACAGAAAAGAATACAGTAAATAAGataaataaaacaataaaataaggatataatcataccttaaaaagaaggtagatgtaaaataacttgaattaaacttgaatcttgattacaaagactaaatctaacctaagggtttagagaaaaaccctaa comes from Rutidosis leptorrhynchoides isolate AG116_Rl617_1_P2 chromosome 4, CSIRO_AGI_Rlap_v1, whole genome shotgun sequence and encodes:
- the LOC139842090 gene encoding uncharacterized protein, whose translation is MGLAEERDLYEESQLQTLLALLGPISLNNDKGDEIQWVHSVNKVYSVPEGTRIMLVSNLNVEFDWVNVVWSKSIPSKIAIFHWLAIQGGIPVKEVFHFRHCLRDGSDDKCGWCSDIELIDHLLLHCPWSYSIWTAMFKWWNIYWVMPSSVSEFSLDCYKGLGINASKFWSLIGPATYWAIWFARNEVLFNGIYTCWNVLLVRIKYKVFEWLVEAKVSERFQFHVWDSQPWMLMF